A stretch of Pseudomonas sp. 7SR1 DNA encodes these proteins:
- the mhpT gene encoding 3-(3-hydroxy-phenyl)propionate transporter MhpT produces MNHPARRATLTIALCFIVALIEGFDLQSAGTAAAGLRQTFALDPKMMGWVFSAGIIGLLPGAFFGGWIADRIGRKKILVGAVLLFGVFSLGTAHVENVSSLLLVRFMTGLGLGAALPNLIALCAEAVGEQRRGTAISVMYAGVPLGGALAAVVAMLSGEHWQMTFFIGGLAPLLVVPLMLLWLPESSAFRQARAAGPQTRGSTGQALFGEGRSRTTLSLWMSYFFTLTVMYMLLNWLPSLLLEQGFSKPQAGLVQMLFNIGGTLGSLLGGWLLDRCNGIKVVLFVYAGLLSALAGVGFSVGIVPMTIAGFAAGLFVMAAQLVLYALAPPSYPTAVRATGVGAAVAIGRLGSVAGPLAAGQILAAGAGTTGVLLATSPGLVIAALAAIGVMTRAVSAGEVQAAR; encoded by the coding sequence ATGAACCATCCGGCGCGTCGTGCAACGCTGACCATTGCCTTGTGTTTCATCGTTGCGTTGATCGAAGGTTTCGACCTGCAATCGGCCGGCACCGCTGCCGCCGGTCTGCGACAGACGTTTGCCCTGGACCCGAAAATGATGGGCTGGGTATTCAGCGCCGGCATCATCGGGCTGCTGCCAGGCGCCTTCTTCGGCGGCTGGATCGCCGATCGCATCGGCCGCAAGAAAATCCTGGTGGGTGCGGTGCTGCTGTTCGGGGTCTTTTCCCTCGGCACAGCCCATGTCGAAAACGTATCCAGCCTGCTGCTGGTGCGCTTCATGACAGGCCTGGGCCTTGGCGCCGCCCTGCCCAACCTCATTGCCCTGTGTGCCGAGGCGGTGGGCGAACAGCGACGCGGCACCGCCATCAGCGTGATGTACGCAGGCGTTCCGCTGGGAGGAGCGCTGGCGGCAGTGGTCGCCATGCTGTCGGGCGAACATTGGCAGATGACGTTTTTCATCGGCGGCCTGGCGCCGCTGCTGGTGGTGCCATTGATGTTGCTGTGGCTGCCGGAATCCAGTGCCTTTCGCCAGGCACGGGCTGCTGGCCCGCAAACTCGCGGCTCCACTGGCCAGGCGCTGTTCGGTGAGGGTCGCAGCCGGACCACCCTGTCCCTCTGGATGAGTTACTTCTTCACCCTGACGGTGATGTACATGTTGCTCAACTGGCTGCCTTCGTTGCTGCTGGAACAAGGTTTCAGCAAGCCCCAGGCCGGCCTGGTACAGATGCTGTTCAACATTGGCGGTACCCTCGGGTCGTTGCTCGGTGGTTGGTTGCTGGACCGCTGCAACGGCATCAAGGTGGTGCTGTTCGTCTATGCCGGCTTGTTGAGCGCACTGGCCGGAGTGGGTTTTTCGGTCGGCATCGTGCCGATGACCATCGCCGGATTCGCCGCCGGACTGTTCGTGATGGCGGCGCAACTGGTGCTCTATGCGTTGGCGCCGCCCTCCTACCCCACCGCCGTGCGGGCGACAGGCGTCGGGGCGGCGGTGGCCATCGGGCGCCTGGGCTCGGTGGCAGGCCCCTTGGCCGCCGGGCAGATCCTGGCGGCCGGCGCAGGAACGACCGGCGTCCTGTTGGCGACGTCCCCCGGATTGGTGATCGCCGCCCTGGCGGCCATCGGTGTGATGACCCGCGCGGTGTCGGCAGGTGAGGTGCAAGCCGCGCGCTGA